In the Micromonospora narathiwatensis genome, one interval contains:
- a CDS encoding FAD-dependent monooxygenase has protein sequence MRENMGATRVAIIGAGPAGLFLSRLLGRAWPGAEIDVYERSDPGGAGGFGIALSDRTMRQLAGHDPLVADRIGRVARPLSGVELRLPGGRLRYDGFPVVTVSRGAVLAVLTEEARAAGARVHHGRQARADELDADVVVLADGARSVHRTARAAAFGTTVHTGAARYIWLGTTADLGDAATMFFVPTEHGPMAAHAYSCGGGLSTVVVELDDGTWRRAGLDAAHRAGGAPGEIGPAGLALLDDVFAGHLGAGLVSNRSRWSRFDVVTNRRWSDGNRVLIGDAAHTAHFTVASGTTMALADAMALAGALREHDTVTAAFDAYERDRRPAVARVQRLAGPSMRWWETYGRRMHLPPAQFGMHFITRTTAVSHLGLRRRCPTRIAEAETVYRRAAGVDPDAPARHAVAEPFTARGSRLPHRLVGVGASASGPSGGDGPRLVPAGWLEPSPGGPRPVDGGWAAGAPGRLLAPGPHALRFVALAAPDPVAEDDALREVAALRRRGVDGVLLLPGRAGWWDRLVEFGGRIRTEAGLVVAGCVPMDWSTDLCRDPAVDAWPGRIHLALVSARLDLVAQWPRRAADLAPPHAPDEAG, from the coding sequence GTGCGGGAGAACATGGGCGCGACGCGGGTGGCGATCATCGGTGCCGGCCCCGCCGGGCTCTTCCTGTCCCGGCTGCTCGGCCGCGCCTGGCCCGGGGCGGAGATCGACGTCTACGAGCGCAGCGATCCCGGCGGGGCCGGCGGCTTCGGCATCGCCCTGTCGGACCGGACGATGCGGCAGTTGGCCGGCCACGATCCCCTCGTCGCCGACCGGATCGGTCGCGTCGCCCGGCCGCTGTCCGGTGTGGAGCTGCGGCTGCCCGGCGGGCGGCTGCGATACGACGGCTTCCCGGTCGTCACCGTCTCCCGCGGCGCCGTGCTGGCCGTCCTGACCGAGGAGGCGCGCGCCGCCGGCGCGCGTGTCCACCACGGACGCCAGGCCCGCGCCGACGAACTGGACGCGGACGTGGTCGTCCTCGCGGACGGGGCGCGCTCGGTCCACCGTACGGCGCGGGCGGCGGCGTTCGGCACGACCGTGCACACCGGCGCCGCGCGCTACATCTGGCTGGGCACCACCGCGGATCTCGGCGACGCCGCCACCATGTTCTTCGTCCCCACCGAGCACGGACCGATGGCCGCCCACGCGTACTCCTGCGGCGGCGGCCTGAGCACCGTCGTGGTGGAACTCGACGACGGTACCTGGCGCCGGGCCGGACTCGACGCGGCGCACCGCGCCGGCGGGGCGCCGGGCGAGATCGGCCCGGCCGGGCTGGCGCTGCTGGACGACGTCTTCGCCGGCCACCTCGGCGCCGGCCTGGTCAGCAACCGGAGCCGCTGGTCCCGGTTCGACGTCGTGACGAACCGGCGCTGGTCGGACGGCAACCGGGTGCTCATCGGCGACGCCGCGCACACCGCCCACTTCACCGTGGCGTCCGGCACCACGATGGCGCTCGCCGACGCGATGGCGTTGGCCGGCGCGCTGCGCGAGCACGACACCGTCACCGCCGCCTTCGACGCGTACGAGCGGGACCGGCGGCCGGCGGTGGCGCGGGTGCAGCGTTTGGCCGGGCCGAGCATGCGGTGGTGGGAGACGTACGGGCGGCGGATGCACCTGCCGCCGGCCCAGTTCGGCATGCACTTCATCACCCGCACGACGGCGGTCAGCCACCTCGGTCTGCGGCGGCGCTGCCCGACGCGGATCGCCGAGGCCGAAACGGTGTACCGGCGGGCCGCCGGCGTCGACCCGGACGCCCCCGCCCGGCACGCTGTCGCCGAGCCGTTCACCGCGCGCGGGTCACGCCTGCCGCACCGGTTGGTCGGCGTCGGCGCATCCGCGTCCGGCCCGTCCGGCGGGGACGGGCCACGTCTCGTACCGGCCGGGTGGCTCGAACCGTCGCCGGGCGGGCCCCGGCCGGTGGACGGCGGGTGGGCGGCGGGCGCGCCGGGGCGGCTGCTGGCCCCGGGACCGCACGCGCTGCGGTTCGTGGCCCTGGCGGCGCCGGACCCGGTGGCCGAGGACGACGCGCTGCGCGAGGTGGCCGCGCTACGCCGCCGGGGCGTGGACGGCGTGCTGCTGCTTCCCGGCCGGGCCGGGTGGTGGGACCGCCTCGTCGAGTTCGGCGGTCGGATCCGGACGGAGGCCGGCCTGGTGGTCGCCGGCTGTGTGCCGATGGACTGGTCGACCGACCTGTGCCGGGATCCGGCCGTCGACGCCTGGCCGGGCCGGATCCACCTGGCCCTCGTCTCGGCCCGCCTGGACCTGGTGGCGCAGTGGCCGCGCCGGGCGGCGGACCTCGCGCCGCCCCACGCACCGGACGAGGCCGGCTGA
- a CDS encoding methyltransferase translates to MGTDRHVAMTEADYLRLLVHGTTAFELLRTALELDLFEHLEHAGGMTVRRLSEALGIEEQPARVMLLGLCALRLVDKRGAAYVNADMTRRKLLRSSPRFLGPLVDVQAKVINQALPDLAEAVRRDTNVGLRHLPGPGSTLYERLTAHPELQHVFYANMGDASRKALAPLLDSYDFSGIRHAVDVGGGDGTNAVHLARRYPHLTVTVFDQESVTRLAADRIDDPDLRRRVRFHAGDIMTEPLPEGADAVLVFHIFEIWSLERNTELLRRCRAALPDGGVCLIYNFVSNDEGTGSMSAGLVSPYFLTLASGEGMAYSAGDMERAALDAGFSHVERYEGLGFSHALVVGRR, encoded by the coding sequence ATGGGCACCGATCGGCACGTGGCGATGACGGAGGCCGACTACCTCCGGCTGCTGGTGCACGGCACGACCGCGTTCGAACTGCTCCGCACCGCCCTGGAACTCGACCTCTTCGAGCACCTGGAGCACGCGGGCGGGATGACCGTGCGGCGGCTGTCGGAGGCGCTGGGCATCGAGGAACAGCCGGCCCGCGTCATGCTGCTCGGGCTCTGCGCGCTGCGGCTGGTCGACAAGCGCGGTGCGGCGTACGTCAACGCCGACATGACCCGCCGGAAGCTGCTCCGGTCGAGTCCCCGGTTCCTCGGTCCGCTGGTCGACGTACAGGCGAAGGTGATCAACCAGGCGCTGCCCGACCTCGCCGAGGCCGTACGCCGGGACACCAACGTCGGCCTGCGGCACCTGCCCGGCCCCGGGTCCACCCTGTACGAACGGCTCACCGCCCACCCGGAGTTGCAGCACGTCTTCTACGCGAACATGGGCGACGCCTCGCGCAAGGCCCTCGCCCCGCTGTTGGACAGCTACGACTTCAGCGGCATCCGGCACGCGGTCGACGTGGGCGGCGGTGACGGCACCAACGCCGTCCACCTCGCCCGGCGCTACCCGCACCTCACGGTCACCGTCTTCGACCAGGAGAGCGTCACCCGGCTGGCCGCCGACCGCATCGACGACCCGGACCTGCGTCGGCGGGTCCGCTTCCACGCTGGCGACATCATGACCGAGCCGCTGCCCGAGGGCGCCGACGCCGTGCTCGTGTTCCACATCTTCGAGATCTGGTCCCTCGAACGGAACACGGAGCTGCTGCGCCGGTGCCGGGCGGCGCTGCCGGACGGCGGGGTCTGCCTGATCTACAACTTCGTCTCGAACGACGAGGGCACCGGTTCGATGAGTGCCGGGCTGGTGTCCCCCTACTTCCTCACGCTCGCCTCCGGCGAGGGCATGGCGTACTCGGCCGGGGACATGGAGCGGGCCGCGCTCGACGCCGGCTTCTCCCACGTCGAGCGGTACGAGGGCCTGGGATTCAGTCACGCACTCGTCGTCGGCCGCCGATAG